A section of the Cololabis saira isolate AMF1-May2022 chromosome 16, fColSai1.1, whole genome shotgun sequence genome encodes:
- the zbtb8a gene encoding zinc finger and BTB domain-containing protein 8A isoform X1 codes for MDMVADLGATRLYRAAGESNHQQPQRWFNTADITVAHQSNLLKQLNQQRHQELFCDCNVLVEGQLFRAHRNVLFASSGYFRMLLSQGPDGLLDTVSATFDVFSPETFTVILDFIYTGQLDLYSHNVIEVMSAASYLQMNNVINYCKNFIKSSLDISVKEEESERCINLSETCSFTSGGGEESTEHQQQRSCSVSPPPALWTRDNSRSQTGFLGKDLDQDSSTSAMKTDPNSPTNELIAEGDELQDPQDPLYTLPGLERRRGKGGTKRRAPNSIHSGQPDDLDIEEARTLKAEKAEELYASLPPIVGVIGHFNKDSNPVMRFKCPFCTHTVKRKADLKRHLRCHTGERPYPCQACNKRFTRLEHLRSHFETIHQARKLVCRKCKCQVTEETGHVVCEGTRRYRMCAACIQEVGCDEIPIDNLEGPNEEPALLLGVDGEEETDTKMNWMMNDDDDLAEDSGADLIIQQVDDSDEELQ; via the exons CTGAAGCAGCTCAACCAGCAGCGCCACCAGGAGCTTTTCTGCGACTGCAATGTGCTGGTGGAGGGCCAGCTCTTCAGGGCCCACCGCAATGTCCTGTTTGCCAGCAGCGGCTACTTCCGCATGCTGCTGTCCCAGGGGCCGGACGGGCTGCTCGACACTGTCAGCGCCACCTTTGACGTTTTTAGCCCGGAGACCTTCACCGTCATCCTAGATTTCATCTACACCGGCCAGCTCGACCTCTACAGTCACAACGTGATTGAGGTCATGTCTGCAGCCAGCTACTTACAGATGAACAATGTCATCAACTACTGCAAGAACTTCATCAAATCCTCCCTGGACATCAGCGTGAAAGAAGAAGAGAGTGAACGCTGCATCAACCTGTCTGAGACCTGTAGCTTTAccagtggaggaggagaggagtccACAGAGCACCAACAGCAACGGtcctgctccgtcagccccCCACCCGCGCTCTGGACCCGAGACAATTCTCGATCCCAAACTGGGTTTTTGGGgaaagacctggaccaggattcTTCTACCTCAGCCATGAAGACTGATCCAAACAGCCCTACTAATGAGCTCATTGCAGAGGGAGATGAGCTGCAGGATCCTCAGGACCCTCTGTACACTTTACCGGGATTGGAGCGCCGGCGCGGGAAAGGGGGGACTAAACGGAGAGCGCCCAATAGCATTCACTCCGGCCAACCGGACGACCTGGACATCGAGGAGGCGAGAACACTAAAAGCTGAAAAGGCCGAGGAGCTTTATGCCTCACTACCCCCGATCGTAGGTGTCATTGGACACTTTAATAAAG ATTCCAACCCGGTAATGCGCTTCAAATGTCCCTTTTGTACACACACGGTGAAGAGGAAGGCTGACCTGAAGCGTCACCTGCGCTGTCACACGGGGGAAAGGCCATATCCCTGTCAGGCGTGCAACAAGCGCTTTACTCGCCTTGAGCATCTCCGCAGCCATTTTGAGACT ATTCATCAAGCCAGGAAGCTGGTCtgcaggaagtgtaagtgtCAGGTCACAGAGGAGACTGGGCATGTGGTTTGCGAGGGAACACGACGCTACCGCATGTGCGCTGCCTGCATCCAGGAAGTGGGCTGTGACGAGATCCCCATAGACAATCTAGAAGGGCCCAATGAGGAGCCAGCTCTGTTACTAGGTGTGGATGGGgaggaggaaacagacaccaaAATGAATTGGATGATGAATGATGACGATGACCTGGCTGAAGACTCGGGGGCTGACCTCATCATCCAACAAGTGGACGACAGTGATGAGGAGCTGCAGTAA